A single window of Undibacterium sp. 5I1 DNA harbors:
- a CDS encoding TonB-dependent receptor yields MNRTQNHNPRQKFNRSLLSTQVVIAVALMASHANSNAQTAENSASSIVESGSALDANAIKDKVVINGSRVANRAPVQSSLKATQPQSVISATFIEQAVTPLADFNAVARIAPSVGSGTSPNGPGLAETKVTLRGFQDGEYNMTYDGIPFGDTNNPTHHSTSYFPARIIGGMVIERGPGNASNLGQATFGGSINLFSKELSHDFHFTPYATFGSWNTKMLGAQIDSGMLASLGDANFMFNASKLTTDGYLTYSGVTEENYQFKAQRKFGSDTVVTVFSTYNTIQSYVPDKGGVTLSQVAQFGKNYALNNDPTSQNYYGYNFNNKTTDFDYIRVQSKLAGWGIDNTLYTYAYNNDTYSGQDASGATANGTKAAATGNKDVPGYNKLNSYRVTGDIFKATNQLNAGLLRAGIWLESSNTNRHTYDLDWTLGLPNPKETTAPKSVSYDQRSSWKQYQPFVEFEWAVAPQWTVTPGLKYLNFQRSLDATVNQTTRIATQTDQTYTATLPFLTVNYSVNKEWSAYAQVAKGFLVPDLSLFYVNNPLLSTPKPQTSTNYQLGTVHQSQNLTLDADIYYIDFNNKIASTGTGNDLVYYNQGGVVYKGIEAAATYYVGSGFSVHANASLNSAKAKDTGLQVAKAPDSTSALGLLYKANGLYGSLIAKMVGSQYAKDGEPAAYKIAGYTTADMTVGYRWKDIGGMVKNVRAQVGINNLLNKLDTTSISVNSKGAAFDQYTFQPERSWAVSLSADF; encoded by the coding sequence ATGAATCGCACACAAAACCATAATCCACGACAGAAATTTAATCGCTCGCTGCTATCAACACAGGTCGTGATCGCTGTGGCATTGATGGCGTCCCATGCCAATTCCAATGCGCAAACTGCTGAAAATTCTGCTTCATCAATAGTTGAGTCAGGTTCTGCGCTGGATGCCAATGCGATTAAAGATAAAGTCGTGATTAATGGTTCTCGCGTTGCCAATCGCGCACCTGTGCAGAGTTCATTAAAAGCCACACAGCCACAATCGGTTATCTCTGCCACCTTTATTGAGCAAGCCGTCACACCACTGGCGGACTTTAATGCGGTAGCACGGATTGCACCTAGCGTTGGGTCTGGAACGTCACCAAACGGTCCTGGGTTGGCAGAAACTAAAGTCACATTACGTGGCTTTCAGGATGGTGAATACAATATGACGTATGACGGTATTCCATTCGGCGATACCAATAATCCTACCCATCATTCGACCTCGTATTTTCCGGCTCGTATCATCGGCGGTATGGTGATCGAGCGAGGTCCTGGCAACGCTAGTAATCTTGGGCAGGCTACTTTTGGCGGCTCGATTAATTTATTTTCTAAAGAGTTATCACACGATTTTCATTTCACACCGTATGCGACTTTTGGGTCTTGGAATACCAAGATGCTAGGTGCGCAAATCGATAGTGGCATGCTAGCTAGTCTGGGTGACGCCAATTTCATGTTCAACGCATCAAAGCTGACGACGGATGGATATCTTACCTACAGTGGTGTGACGGAAGAAAATTATCAATTCAAAGCTCAACGCAAATTTGGCAGTGATACCGTAGTGACCGTGTTTTCAACTTACAACACGATTCAAAGTTATGTTCCTGATAAAGGTGGCGTCACCCTGAGTCAGGTTGCTCAATTTGGAAAAAACTATGCCCTAAATAATGACCCTACCAGCCAAAATTATTACGGTTATAACTTCAACAATAAAACGACGGATTTTGACTATATCCGCGTGCAATCCAAGTTGGCTGGCTGGGGTATCGACAATACTTTGTACACCTACGCTTACAACAACGATACCTATTCTGGCCAAGATGCAAGCGGCGCAACTGCTAACGGCACCAAGGCAGCAGCCACGGGTAATAAAGATGTACCTGGTTATAACAAGCTCAATTCTTATCGTGTTACTGGGGATATTTTTAAGGCGACTAATCAACTGAATGCAGGCTTGCTGCGTGCCGGGATCTGGTTAGAAAGCTCCAACACCAATCGTCACACTTACGATCTGGATTGGACGCTGGGTTTGCCAAATCCGAAAGAGACAACTGCGCCTAAATCAGTATCTTATGATCAGCGTTCATCATGGAAACAATACCAACCATTTGTTGAGTTTGAATGGGCAGTCGCGCCGCAATGGACAGTAACGCCAGGACTGAAGTATCTCAATTTCCAACGTTCTCTGGACGCGACAGTGAATCAGACTACGCGGATTGCTACCCAGACTGATCAGACTTATACAGCCACCTTGCCATTTCTGACGGTGAATTACAGCGTCAATAAAGAGTGGTCAGCTTATGCACAAGTTGCTAAAGGTTTTCTGGTACCAGATTTATCCTTGTTCTATGTGAACAATCCGCTACTCAGCACACCAAAGCCACAGACTTCGACTAACTACCAGTTAGGCACGGTGCATCAGTCACAAAATCTGACACTGGATGCAGATATTTATTACATCGACTTCAATAATAAAATTGCCTCCACAGGTACAGGCAATGATCTGGTGTATTACAACCAGGGCGGTGTTGTGTACAAGGGTATAGAGGCGGCGGCGACTTACTATGTGGGTAGCGGTTTCTCGGTACACGCGAATGCATCATTGAATAGCGCTAAAGCCAAAGACACAGGATTGCAAGTAGCTAAAGCCCCAGACTCCACATCGGCTTTGGGTTTGCTCTACAAAGCGAACGGTTTATATGGATCACTGATTGCCAAAATGGTCGGTTCCCAATATGCCAAAGATGGAGAGCCGGCCGCCTATAAAATCGCCGGCTATACAACCGCAGATATGACCGTCGGTTATCGCTGGAAAGATATTGGCGGCATGGTTAAAAACGTCAGAGCACAAGTGGGTATCAATAATCTGTTGAACAAATTAGATACAACGTCTATTTCTGTAAATAGTAAAGGTGCTGCTTTTGATCAATATACATTTCAACCAGAGCGTAGCTGGGCTGTATCGCTCAGTGCAGATTTCTGA
- a CDS encoding TonB family protein, whose amino-acid sequence MRPFSHLLFGLSGVVVLVSACQKKPVPDNSAATASADQAAASATAPTGIVKNAIRHTEETADVTKWMEMASSKTPAQLAEEARLAKVAKDTKLEQEAKLALDAKALAAKTTTISPAAAVAHDPVKTTVAVATPPATTAIKPVDTPPLQVATVSPKPAPAVVAAPTPAQAQSQDNSEQNQPKLLSSVQPTFPVTATLAGVTEGSVTARVSIGTDGKVVQVEIVKARPTKVFDKEVIAAVSQWRYAPLTSPQTKIVELSFQSALKLLSSVQPVFPATATQAGVTEGLVSARINIGTDGKVSAVEIIKSKPTKLFDKEVIAAASQWKYAPISSPQTKILEFSLKQAN is encoded by the coding sequence ATGAGACCATTTTCTCATCTGCTTTTTGGACTATCGGGTGTCGTGGTATTGGTCTCAGCTTGCCAAAAAAAACCAGTACCAGATAATTCTGCTGCGACTGCATCAGCCGATCAGGCGGCCGCATCGGCGACCGCGCCAACCGGCATCGTAAAAAATGCGATACGCCATACCGAGGAGACTGCCGATGTCACCAAGTGGATGGAAATGGCATCAAGTAAAACGCCTGCACAACTTGCTGAAGAGGCGAGATTAGCGAAAGTCGCCAAAGATACGAAGCTGGAGCAAGAGGCTAAATTAGCTTTGGATGCTAAAGCTCTTGCAGCCAAAACGACCACAATTTCACCGGCGGCAGCGGTAGCACATGACCCGGTAAAAACAACTGTTGCTGTAGCTACCCCACCAGCCACCACCGCAATAAAACCGGTGGACACACCGCCGCTCCAGGTGGCTACGGTATCACCCAAACCTGCGCCAGCAGTAGTTGCAGCGCCAACGCCTGCGCAAGCACAATCACAAGATAATTCAGAGCAAAATCAGCCAAAACTATTGTCTAGTGTTCAGCCGACATTCCCGGTTACCGCTACGTTGGCTGGTGTGACTGAGGGCTCTGTGACTGCGCGCGTCAGCATTGGTACCGACGGTAAAGTAGTGCAAGTTGAGATTGTCAAAGCCAGACCGACTAAAGTGTTCGATAAAGAAGTGATTGCCGCAGTATCGCAATGGAGATACGCACCGCTGACCAGCCCGCAAACAAAAATAGTGGAATTGAGTTTTCAAAGTGCCCTCAAATTATTGTCAAGCGTGCAGCCTGTATTTCCTGCCACCGCAACTCAGGCTGGCGTGACAGAAGGTCTGGTCAGTGCCCGTATCAACATTGGTACAGATGGCAAGGTAAGCGCGGTCGAGATTATTAAATCTAAACCAACTAAATTATTTGATAAAGAAGTTATCGCCGCTGCTTCGCAGTGGAAATACGCACCAATCTCCAGCCCACAGACAAAAATACTGGAGTTCAGTCTAAAGCAGGCTAACTAA
- a CDS encoding ATP-dependent Clp protease proteolytic subunit, with product MADENNNDSAPRSPFLEEKAFKSRTVLVFGTINDKMAADVSNRLIALAAESKEPITVLVSSPGGHVESGDVIHDIVKFIDAPVNMVGTGWVGSAAVNVFLAVPKERRFCLTNTRFLIHQPSGGAGGQASDIAIQAREIVKVRERIAALIAKESGQSLERVTTDIDRDYWMNASEASEYGLVSRIIVQQTELS from the coding sequence ATGGCCGACGAAAATAACAACGACAGCGCACCACGTAGCCCTTTTCTGGAAGAAAAAGCCTTTAAATCACGGACCGTGCTGGTGTTTGGCACGATCAACGATAAGATGGCAGCCGATGTGAGCAATCGCCTGATTGCGCTGGCGGCAGAGTCCAAAGAGCCGATCACAGTTCTCGTATCGTCGCCTGGTGGTCACGTGGAATCCGGCGATGTCATCCATGATATCGTCAAATTTATCGATGCTCCGGTCAATATGGTTGGCACGGGCTGGGTCGGCAGCGCCGCAGTGAATGTATTTTTGGCCGTGCCAAAAGAGCGTCGCTTCTGCTTGACTAATACCCGCTTCCTGATCCATCAACCAAGCGGCGGCGCTGGCGGACAAGCCAGTGACATCGCAATCCAGGCGCGTGAAATCGTCAAAGTTCGTGAACGTATTGCAGCATTGATTGCAAAAGAGTCAGGACAGTCGTTGGAGAGAGTCACCACCGACATCGACCGCGACTATTGGATGAATGCGTCTGAGGCCAGTGAATACGGCTTGGTATCGCGCATTATTGTCCAGCAAACTGAATTAAGTTAA
- a CDS encoding porin yields the protein MKFKPYLSLLALPMAISTAYAADTPDGPTITISGFGTAALTRASTDDAEFARVIQIAGVKTTAKTGPDSNFGIQATAKMNDWLSLTAQGLVRKQITDEFGAELSWAFAKFKASDNLSFRVGRMGLPVYMISDYLNVGYSNTYLRPPVEMYSQVNLERVDGIDAIYQTSFGENTFTSQVALGKSETKSAGNSYTAKFNTIAGVNLLLENGPFTVRFGHIYTKFSVDDSAPLNAVVGGLTQFGFVSQANSIKVHDNKATFTSLGLGIDWKNILVQSEYGKRKSESLSLPDTSSWYTMFGYRMGKFTPYFTHASVKQDSPRTVAGLPTTGPLAGLTAGANIFASLAPIQTSNSIGLRWDFNKSADLKLQFDRFSPENGSGTFINAKPTFQGPVNVFAAAIDFVF from the coding sequence ATGAAATTCAAACCTTATCTCAGTCTGCTTGCATTGCCAATGGCAATCTCCACAGCTTATGCCGCCGATACACCCGATGGCCCGACGATTACGATCAGCGGTTTTGGCACAGCAGCCTTAACCCGCGCCTCCACAGATGACGCAGAATTCGCCCGTGTTATACAGATAGCCGGAGTCAAAACGACGGCTAAAACAGGACCTGATTCCAATTTTGGTATTCAAGCTACTGCCAAAATGAATGATTGGCTATCACTGACGGCTCAAGGTTTAGTACGCAAACAAATTACTGATGAATTCGGAGCCGAATTGAGCTGGGCATTCGCTAAATTTAAAGCCTCTGATAATTTGAGTTTTCGGGTTGGCCGGATGGGTTTGCCGGTATACATGATCTCCGATTATCTTAATGTCGGCTATTCCAATACCTACTTACGTCCTCCGGTAGAAATGTATAGCCAGGTTAATTTGGAGCGTGTGGATGGTATTGACGCAATTTACCAGACATCGTTTGGTGAAAACACGTTCACGAGCCAGGTCGCTTTAGGAAAAAGCGAAACAAAAAGTGCAGGTAATTCCTATACCGCAAAATTTAATACCATCGCCGGTGTGAATCTATTGCTAGAGAATGGACCTTTTACAGTGCGCTTTGGTCACATATATACCAAATTTAGTGTAGATGACTCCGCGCCATTAAATGCAGTGGTTGGCGGACTGACCCAATTCGGCTTCGTCTCACAAGCTAATAGCATCAAGGTTCACGATAACAAAGCCACGTTTACTTCACTCGGTTTAGGGATCGACTGGAAAAATATTCTGGTGCAATCTGAATATGGCAAACGTAAATCAGAGAGTTTGTCGCTACCTGATACCAGCTCCTGGTACACCATGTTTGGTTACAGGATGGGTAAATTTACGCCTTACTTTACCCATGCTTCGGTCAAGCAAGACAGTCCTAGAACAGTTGCTGGCTTACCTACTACCGGGCCTTTGGCCGGATTGACTGCGGGCGCTAATATATTTGCGTCACTGGCACCGATACAAACCAGTAATAGCATCGGTCTGCGTTGGGACTTTAATAAATCTGCCGATCTGAAATTGCAGTTTGATCGGTTTTCCCCTGAAAATGGATCGGGTACTTTCATCAATGCCAAACCAACATTCCAAGGGCCTGTAAATGTATTCGCGGCTGCGATTGATTTTGTATTTTAA
- a CDS encoding methyl-accepting chemotaxis protein, giving the protein MSIKRRIWALPVIATVIFGVGLAVSVYFSTLAISSIKATADVDYPVLDRAKILSSDVQGLTDMLRDAVSEGDKKRIDAVAETAKKVKEKLKKLGDVPGQKALADKLSGEFDAYYAPALKVAKIMLEIEQGDPQAEIGTMQSALKILQADLTKTVDTAQSQFTMGIEKSGDNVRNVLYTAILVALMVTVSLGVVSFFVVRTIWQQLGGEPEYAREIAAAVAAGDLSMEISIDGEHGTSLLSALQEMQVRLQSMVADIKTSAETIKVASSEIASGNADLSSRTESQASSLEETASSMETLTDTVKQNADNARQANQLVQSASGVAVKGGNVVSQVVTTMAEINQSSKKIVDIIAVIDGIAFQTNILALNAAVEAARAGEQGRGFAVVASEVRNLAQRSAAAAKEIKTLIGDSVDKVNIGSQLVDQAGNTMDEIVASVKRVSDIMAEITSASQEQSAGIQEVSVAIGQMDEMTQQNSALVEQAAAAAESLEEQADHLTQALDVFKLSSVAPAYGGKARPASPAVKTKAYQATAIGMD; this is encoded by the coding sequence ATGAGCATTAAACGCAGAATATGGGCCTTACCAGTCATTGCCACGGTCATTTTCGGTGTTGGTCTGGCAGTCAGTGTATATTTTTCTACCTTAGCGATTTCGTCGATCAAAGCTACTGCTGATGTCGACTATCCCGTACTCGACCGCGCGAAAATTTTATCCTCAGACGTTCAGGGTTTGACAGACATGTTGAGGGACGCGGTATCTGAAGGTGATAAAAAACGTATTGATGCGGTCGCTGAGACGGCCAAAAAAGTCAAAGAAAAACTCAAAAAATTAGGTGACGTGCCTGGCCAAAAAGCACTCGCTGATAAATTAAGCGGCGAGTTTGACGCCTACTATGCACCAGCCTTAAAGGTCGCCAAGATTATGCTGGAAATTGAGCAGGGTGATCCGCAAGCAGAGATTGGCACCATGCAAAGTGCGTTAAAAATCTTACAAGCTGATTTGACCAAAACCGTAGACACTGCCCAAAGTCAATTCACCATGGGTATTGAGAAAAGCGGCGATAACGTGCGCAATGTGCTCTATACCGCAATTCTGGTTGCACTGATGGTGACAGTTTCTCTGGGTGTCGTATCCTTCTTTGTCGTGCGTACGATCTGGCAGCAATTAGGTGGTGAGCCAGAATATGCCCGCGAAATCGCTGCTGCCGTTGCCGCCGGTGATTTGAGTATGGAGATCAGTATCGATGGTGAACATGGAACGAGTTTGCTATCTGCCCTGCAAGAAATGCAGGTGCGTTTGCAGTCTATGGTGGCAGATATTAAAACTTCTGCAGAAACCATTAAAGTTGCTAGCTCAGAGATCGCTTCGGGTAATGCAGACTTATCCAGCCGTACCGAATCGCAAGCCAGCAGCCTGGAAGAAACCGCAAGCTCGATGGAGACATTAACCGATACCGTAAAACAAAATGCCGACAATGCACGTCAGGCAAATCAGTTGGTACAAAGCGCCTCCGGTGTGGCGGTCAAAGGTGGTAATGTGGTGAGCCAGGTGGTAACAACCATGGCAGAGATTAACCAGTCCTCTAAAAAGATCGTCGATATTATTGCGGTAATTGATGGTATCGCTTTTCAAACGAATATTCTGGCACTGAACGCGGCGGTAGAAGCCGCGCGTGCCGGTGAGCAAGGCCGTGGTTTTGCAGTCGTTGCCTCCGAGGTGCGTAATTTGGCGCAAAGAAGTGCCGCCGCCGCTAAAGAAATCAAAACATTGATCGGTGATTCAGTCGATAAAGTTAATATCGGTTCGCAATTGGTGGATCAGGCTGGTAATACGATGGATGAGATCGTTGCCTCGGTTAAACGCGTCAGCGACATCATGGCGGAGATTACATCAGCCAGCCAAGAGCAAAGTGCGGGCATACAAGAGGTCAGCGTTGCTATTGGCCAAATGGATGAGATGACTCAGCAAAACTCCGCCTTGGTAGAACAGGCCGCTGCGGCTGCAGAGTCGCTGGAAGAGCAAGCCGATCATCTGACCCAAGCACTCGATGTATTCAAGTTATCGTCTGTGGCACCGGCATATGGCGGCAAAGCACGACCAGCTAGTCCTGCTGTTAAGACAAAGGCCTACCAGGCAACGGCGATAGGAATGGATTAG
- a CDS encoding methyl-accepting chemotaxis protein yields the protein MKLVYDLKISAKLFVGFITLLLLTCFLGVFSIYQLAQVNQTATELGTNWLPSVDAGMGIKERISRIRSQEAQVVSAESPEEADKYAGRVKEAVAGLREYEKKYQVLISLPEEKAEFDEYLKLMSSYLALSDKMATLAHDGNNKDATAILRNESSKLNTQIRTMVDKLVKINSEGGAASYQHSTEVYKSSRSWIIGVLAASILLGLTLAYWIAHVVSSPLQYAVKVAQTVASGDLTSQINVNSKDETGMLLQALKEMNASLLKVVSEVRNGTDQIASASMQIAEGNMDLSNRTETQASSLEETASSMEELTSTVRHNSDNARQANQLSISATQVAIKGGDVVSQVVDTIGSINASSKKIVDIIGVIDSIAFQTNILALNAAVEAARAGEQGRGFAVVASEVRNLAQRSASAAKEIKELINDSVEKVGQGSRLVDQAGNTMNEVVESVRRVSDIISEITAAGAEQNSGINQINTAITQMDEVTQQNAALVEEAAAAAKSLQDQAAKLSQVVSVFKLDQTSVNQTSAGKPAVIVARSAPMANKPKPATRVLPKPVMSAPRNGNSSAAKSKVATAETDDWEEF from the coding sequence GTGAAATTGGTTTATGACTTGAAGATTTCGGCAAAACTATTTGTGGGCTTTATCACCCTGCTATTGCTCACCTGCTTTCTCGGTGTGTTTTCTATCTATCAGTTAGCGCAGGTTAACCAGACCGCCACGGAGCTTGGTACTAATTGGTTGCCAAGCGTCGATGCCGGGATGGGTATTAAAGAGCGTATCTCCCGTATTCGCTCACAAGAGGCGCAAGTCGTCTCTGCAGAGAGTCCCGAAGAAGCTGATAAATATGCCGGACGGGTCAAAGAGGCCGTTGCCGGGCTCAGAGAATATGAAAAAAAATATCAGGTTTTGATCAGCCTGCCAGAAGAAAAAGCCGAGTTCGACGAGTATCTGAAATTGATGAGTAGCTATCTTGCACTCTCAGACAAAATGGCGACCCTAGCGCATGATGGTAACAATAAGGATGCGACCGCAATTTTGCGTAATGAATCATCCAAGCTAAATACCCAAATTCGCACGATGGTCGACAAATTGGTGAAGATTAACAGTGAGGGCGGCGCTGCCTCCTATCAACATAGTACTGAGGTATATAAGAGCTCGCGCTCGTGGATTATTGGCGTTCTTGCCGCAAGCATTTTGTTAGGGCTGACTTTGGCGTACTGGATTGCTCACGTTGTCTCCAGTCCTTTGCAGTATGCAGTCAAGGTAGCGCAAACGGTAGCATCTGGTGATCTGACTAGCCAGATCAATGTGAACAGCAAGGATGAGACTGGGATGTTGTTGCAGGCGCTCAAAGAAATGAACGCAAGTCTGCTGAAAGTTGTCAGTGAAGTCCGTAACGGAACTGATCAAATTGCGTCTGCGTCGATGCAAATCGCGGAAGGTAATATGGATTTATCCAACCGCACCGAAACTCAGGCCAGTTCATTGGAAGAAACCGCCTCTTCCATGGAGGAGCTGACCTCCACGGTCAGGCATAACAGTGACAATGCACGGCAAGCAAATCAGCTTTCAATTTCTGCCACGCAGGTAGCGATAAAAGGCGGTGATGTGGTCTCACAAGTGGTCGACACAATCGGGTCGATTAATGCCTCATCGAAAAAAATCGTCGATATTATCGGTGTGATCGACAGCATCGCTTTTCAGACGAATATTCTGGCATTGAATGCTGCGGTTGAGGCTGCCCGTGCGGGTGAGCAGGGACGTGGATTTGCCGTGGTTGCTTCAGAAGTGCGTAATCTGGCCCAACGTTCTGCCAGCGCAGCAAAAGAGATTAAAGAATTGATCAATGATTCGGTCGAAAAAGTAGGTCAGGGGTCTCGACTGGTGGATCAGGCTGGCAATACGATGAATGAGGTGGTTGAAAGCGTTAGACGGGTCAGCGATATCATCAGCGAGATCACTGCCGCGGGCGCAGAACAAAACTCAGGGATTAATCAGATCAATACTGCCATCACACAAATGGATGAGGTCACGCAACAGAATGCGGCATTGGTAGAGGAGGCTGCTGCCGCAGCAAAATCCTTGCAGGATCAGGCCGCTAAATTGAGTCAGGTCGTCAGTGTATTCAAACTTGATCAAACTAGCGTCAACCAGACTTCAGCCGGTAAACCAGCTGTCATCGTTGCACGTTCAGCGCCTATGGCAAACAAGCCCAAACCTGCAACCCGCGTACTTCCAAAGCCAGTCATGTCAGCTCCGCGTAATGGTAATTCTAGCGCAGCAAAGTCTAAAGTCGCCACGGCAGAAACGGATGATTGGGAAGAGTTCTAA
- a CDS encoding porin encodes MKLKPYLGLLALPLAISTAYAADIPDGPTITISGFGTAALTRASTDDAEFARVLQLGGVKTTAKTGPDSNFGIQATANMNDWLSFTAQGLVRKRVTDEFGGELAWAFAKFKVNDNLNVRVGRMGLPVYMISDYLNVGYASTYLRPPVEMYSQVNLENVDGVDAIYQSSFGDTTLTTQVAAGQSETKGSGNSYTAKFKSIAGLNMVLENGPFTVRFGHIYTKFSVDDSPSLNAVVGGLNQFGFTSQANSVKLHDNKATFTSLGLTVDWKNILVQTEYGKRKSESVSLPDTSSWYTMFGYRFGKFTPYFTHGSVKQDSPRTVAGLPTTGPLAGLTAGANIFASLAPIQTSNSIGVRWDFNKSADLKIQFDRLSPENGSGTFVNAKPTFQGPVNVVAAAIDFVF; translated from the coding sequence ATGAAACTAAAGCCTTACCTCGGTCTGCTTGCATTGCCACTGGCAATCTCCACAGCCTATGCCGCCGATATACCAGATGGCCCGACTATTACGATCAGCGGTTTTGGCACAGCAGCCTTAACCCGCGCCTCCACGGACGACGCAGAATTTGCCCGTGTTCTACAATTAGGCGGGGTCAAAACGACAGCTAAGACAGGACCTGACTCCAATTTTGGTATTCAAGCTACCGCCAATATGAATGACTGGCTCTCATTTACAGCGCAAGGTCTTGTCCGCAAACGCGTCACGGACGAGTTTGGCGGAGAACTCGCCTGGGCATTCGCCAAATTCAAAGTGAATGACAATTTAAATGTCCGCGTAGGTCGTATGGGACTTCCGGTATACATGATTTCTGACTACCTCAACGTGGGCTATGCCAGCACCTATTTGCGTCCACCGGTAGAAATGTACAGTCAGGTCAACTTAGAAAATGTCGACGGAGTTGACGCGATTTATCAAAGCTCTTTTGGCGACACTACGCTGACAACGCAGGTCGCTGCTGGACAAAGTGAAACAAAGGGCAGTGGCAACTCGTACACGGCGAAATTTAAAAGCATTGCCGGACTCAACATGGTCTTAGAGAACGGTCCTTTTACCGTTCGCTTCGGACACATCTACACAAAATTTAGCGTTGATGACTCCCCATCCTTAAACGCCGTGGTCGGCGGTTTAAACCAATTTGGTTTTACATCTCAAGCCAACAGCGTCAAACTTCACGACAACAAAGCGACTTTTACTTCACTCGGACTCACCGTCGACTGGAAAAATATTTTAGTGCAAACGGAATACGGAAAACGTAAATCAGAAAGCGTCTCGTTACCAGATACCTCCTCCTGGTACACGATGTTTGGCTACCGTTTTGGCAAATTTACACCGTATTTCACTCATGGCTCTGTCAAACAAGACAGCCCAAGAACCGTCGCAGGATTACCAACGACAGGACCTTTGGCAGGATTAACGGCAGGCGCTAACATATTTGCATCACTGGCACCGATACAAACCAGTAATAGTATTGGTGTACGTTGGGACTTCAACAAATCCGCAGATCTGAAAATACAATTCGACAGATTATCCCCAGAAAATGGCTCCGGTACCTTCGTGAACGCCAAGCCAACATTCCAGGGTCCCGTGAATGTCGTTGCGGCTGCTATTGATTTTGTATTTTAA
- a CDS encoding substrate-binding domain-containing protein, protein MKTISPRIFLALGLTFTLTATALPAMADVVIVVNPKNPVANMTPEQVAQYFLGKSTTFTPVDQPENSAIRAEFYKKVADKEPSQVKAIWSKLVFTGKGTLPKEYGSSAEVKKAVASDMNAIGYIEKSSVDATVKVIAN, encoded by the coding sequence ATGAAAACAATTTCCCCCCGTATTTTTTTGGCCTTGGGTTTGACCTTCACTTTAACCGCAACAGCATTGCCAGCCATGGCAGATGTCGTGATCGTGGTCAATCCTAAAAACCCGGTAGCAAATATGACGCCGGAACAAGTGGCGCAGTATTTTCTCGGTAAATCCACTACTTTTACGCCGGTAGATCAGCCTGAAAACTCCGCCATACGGGCAGAGTTTTATAAAAAGGTAGCTGATAAAGAGCCCTCCCAAGTAAAGGCAATTTGGTCAAAATTAGTCTTCACCGGCAAAGGTACTTTACCTAAAGAATATGGCTCCAGCGCCGAGGTGAAGAAAGCAGTAGCATCTGACATGAATGCCATCGGCTATATTGAAAAATCCAGTGTAGATGCGACCGTTAAAGTGATCGCGAATTAA